One region of Zingiber officinale cultivar Zhangliang chromosome 7B, Zo_v1.1, whole genome shotgun sequence genomic DNA includes:
- the LOC122007403 gene encoding uncharacterized protein LOC122007403 has translation MADHSRTMKELAAPDEAFKYSCITYPTLAGDFELRSGLIHLLPEYQGLSGEDPNRHLHEFHVVCSTMKPQGISEEDIKLRAFPFSLTGVAKDWLYYLPPGFITSWIDMKKAFLEKFFPASRTATIRKSICGIQQVVGETLYDYWERFKKLCSSCPQHQISEQLLVQYFYEGLLPMDRSMIDAAAGGALVNKTPEQARELISNMAENSQQFGSRALTTRGVGEVQMVSNEQKEIKNSLMELTTLVKQLALNNATQPSVVPNMQFPCKQSIVCSICSSQDHLSELCPNLHQDESLAAFSRAQFQQKHDPYSSTYNPGWRDHPNLKYGNLFYQHPSSNQHFSHNSSNFQQPQQGFQQQNQNFQQHNQNFQQGFQHHYQPANQYQQSYQPYQQFQNQNQNQHYQSQNQNFQQAIPALPAPTKMSLTQGISNNVSNSDPQQARLEELMQQILQQQQNQERQIGQLASSINQIQAQGSSQLPSQTIPNPKGNVSALTLRSGRKVSESSRGRAAAENFSEIQPSGSSNEGLPEVQNVPVSSSNPIHIDPYGLEHSQGGGNLMPDFSSNSCLAEHFPTATTSESSKSGNAGFQNSEQSIPLPFPQRKVQPRKNVEEEKAKEFQELVDLFSKVEVNVPLLTMIKQIPKYAKFLKDLCVHKKKLKGNELISMGKNVSALLQTVPQKCEDPGVFTVPCEIGSNLFKDAMLDLGASINVMPKSVFQTLGIGPLQPTGVVIQLADRSQTHPAGVIEDVLVKVRELIFPADFYILDMEGDYLASRSPLILGRPFLKTARTKIDVHAGTLSMEIGDTVVRFSILDAMKHPREDHSILSLDISEELDSINFFSVIDSDSDAAEGGIGDFLFSEEEDISALGVDDESCGVYPSERDNLCVGDCLGEALSLGSPREEKLCVGDCLGEALPLGSLSVDKTQDELKPLPPHLKYAYLGENQQLPVIIAQNLEPEQESRLLEILRQHRKAIGWTLADIPGISPSICMHRIYLEEDVKPVRQPQRRLNPRSLMW, from the coding sequence ATGGCTGATCATAGTAGGACAATGAAGGAGCTTGCAGCTCCTGATGAGGCTTTCAAGTATTCATGTATCACTTACCCAACTTTAGCTGGTGATTTTGAGCTGAGATCAGGGTTGATTCATTTGCTTCCCGAATATCAAGGATTATCTGGAGAAGACCCAAACAGACATTTGCATGAATTCCATGTGGTTTGTTCAACCATGAAGCCACAAGGAATTTCAGAAGAGGATATCAAGCTAAGGGCTTTTCCATTTTCACTTACTGGagtagcaaaagattggttgtattatttACCACCGGGATTTATTACTTCATGGATTGATATGAAGAAGGCTTTCTTGGAGAAATTCTTTCCAGCCTCAAGGACTGCAACTATTAGGAAAAGCATCTGTGGGATTCAGCAAGTGGTGGGAGAGACATTATATGACTATTGGGagagatttaagaaattatgttcAAGTTGTCCTCAACACCAAATCAGTGAGCAGTTACTAGTCCAATACTTCTATGAGGGTTTATTACCTATGGACAGAAGTATGATAGATGCAGCAGCCGGAGGAGCTTTAGTGAACAAAACTCCAGAGCAAGCACGGGAGCTAATTTCGAACATGGCTGAAAATTCACAGCAATTTGGAAGTAGAGCACTCACTACTAGAGGAGTTGGTGAGGTTCAAATGGTTTCTAATGAACAAAAGGAGATAAAGAATTCATTGATGGAATTAACGACCTTGGTGAAACAATTAGCTTTGAACAATGCTACTCAACCTTCTGTTGTGCCGAATATGCAATTTCCATGTAAACAAAGCATAGTTTGTAGCATTTGTTCGAGTCAAGATCACCTTTCAGAACTTTGTCCAAATCTCCATCAAGATGAATCTTTGGCAGCATTCTCTAGAGCTCAGTTCCAACAAAAACATGACCCGTATTCATCTACATATAATCCGGGTTGGAGAGATCATCCAAATTTGAAGTATGGCAATTTATTCTATCAACATCCATCTTCAAATCAGCATTTCAGCCACAATTCCAGCAATTTCCAGCAACCTCAGCAAGGTTTCCAGCAGCAAAATCAGAATTTCCAGCAGCATAATCAGAATTTCCAGCAAGGTTTTCAGCATCATTACCAACCTGCAAATCAATATCAGCAATCGTATCAGCCTTATCAGCAATTTCAGAATCAGAATCAGAATCAGCATTATCAATCTCAAAATCAGAATTTCCAGCAAGCAATTCCAGCACTTCCAGCACCTACAAAGATGAGTTTAACTCAAGGAATTTCCAATAATGTTTCAAATTCAGATCCACAGCAAGCTAGATTGGAGGAATTAATGCAACAAATTCTTCAGCAGCAACAAAATCAGGAAAGGCAGATTGGGCAATTGGCTTCTAGCATTAATCAGATTCAAGCTCAGGGATCGAGTCAATTACCATCTCAAACAATTCCGAATCCTAAAGGGAACGTTAGTGCATTAACTTTAAGGAGTGGGAGAAAAGTTTCAGAATCTTCAAGAGGAAGAGCTGCTGCtgaaaatttttcagaaattcagCCATCCGGTTCCAGCAATGAAGGACTTCCAGAAGTGCAGAATGTGCCAGTTTCAAGTTCTAATCCAATTCACATTGATCCATACGGTTTGGAACATTCACAAGGAGGTGGAAATCTGATGCCAGATTTTTCCAGCAACTCTTGTCTAGCTGAACATTTTCCaacagcaacaacttcagaaagcaGCAAATCTGGAAATGCAGGATTTCAGAATTCAGAGCAGAGCATTCCATTGCCTTTCCCTCAACGCAAAGTTCAACCAAGGAAGAATGTAGAGGAGGAGAAAGCAAAGGAGTTCCAAGAGCTTGTGGATTTATTTAGCAAGGTAGAAGTAAATGTTCCTTTACTCACAATGATCAAGCAAATTCCAAAATATGCAAAATTTTTGAAGGATCTTTGTGTGCACAAGAAGAAATTGAAGGGGAATGAGTTAATTAGCATGGGAAAGAATGTGTCTGCACTTCTTCAAACAGTTCCTCAGAAATGCGAAGATCCTGGAGTTTTTACAGTTCCTTGTGAGATTGGGAGTAATTTGTTTAAAGATGCCATGCTGGATTTGGGAGCTTCAATTAATGTGATGCCAAAATCAGTTTTTCAGACATTAGGGATTGGACCATTACAACCTACAGGAGTAGTCATTCAGTTAGCTGACCGCAGTCAGACTCACCCAGCTGGAGTTATTGAAGATGTATTGGTTAAGGTGAGAGAACTTATCTTTCCTGCAGATTTTTATATCCTTGATATGGAGGGAGACTATCTGGCCAGTAGATCTCCACTCATTCTTGGACGACCATTTTTGAAGACTGCAAGGACCAAGATTGATGTTCATGCGGGCACACTTTCTATGGAGATAGGAGACACAGTGGTCCGATTCAGTATTCTTGACGCTATGAAGCATCCTAGAGAGGATCATTCAATTCTTAGTCTGGATATTTCAGAGGAGCTGGACAGTATAAATTTCTTTTCAGTGATTGATTCAGACTCAGATGCTGCAGAGGGTGGTATAGGTGATTTTTTGTTTTCAGAAGAGGAGGATATTTCAGCCTTGGGAGTGGATGATGAGTCTTGTGGAGTATATCCGAGTGAGAGAGATAATttatgcgtaggggattgcttaggagaagctctATCCCTAGGATCGCCCAGAGAAGAGAAAttatgcgtaggggattgcttaggagaagcatTACCCCTAGGATCGCTTTCAGTTGACAAGACACAGGATGAGTTGAAGCCATTGCCGCCACATTTGAAGTATGCTTATTTAGGAGAGAACCAGCAGCTACCTGTCATCATAGCCCAGAATCTAGAACCAGAACAAGAAAGCAGATTATTAGAGATTTTGAGGCAGCACAGGAAGGCCATTGGATGGACTTTAGCAGATATTCCTGGTATTAGTCCTTCTATTTGCATGCACAGGATTTACTTGGAGGAGGATGTGAAACCAGTGAGACAACCCCAGAGGAGACTTaacccacgatccttgatgtgGTAA